Proteins from a genomic interval of Arthrobacter sp. CAN_C5:
- the paaI gene encoding hydroxyphenylacetyl-CoA thioesterase PaaI: protein MADTGVQPTHPILERDHASRWLGIDVVALDDGYAVITMTLRHEMLNGFGIAHGGMVFAFADSAFALACNPVGKTETATVASGADITFLASAQPGDRLTATATRRASAGRSGLYDISVTAENSEGTRAIAEFRGRSRTIPNPQRIMPNNATSDSSTGTRTEKSLP from the coding sequence ATGGCGGACACCGGCGTCCAACCCACGCATCCGATTCTCGAACGGGACCACGCCTCGCGCTGGCTCGGGATCGACGTCGTTGCCCTCGACGACGGTTACGCGGTGATCACCATGACGCTCCGCCACGAAATGCTGAACGGGTTCGGGATAGCTCACGGCGGGATGGTGTTTGCGTTCGCCGACTCGGCGTTCGCCCTGGCCTGCAACCCGGTCGGTAAGACCGAAACTGCCACGGTGGCCTCGGGCGCGGACATCACCTTCCTCGCATCCGCGCAGCCCGGCGACCGACTGACTGCCACCGCCACCCGCCGCGCGTCGGCGGGGCGCAGCGGTCTCTACGACATTTCGGTGACCGCCGAGAACAGCGAGGGCACGCGTGCGATTGCCGAGTTCCGTGGGCGGTCCCGCACCATCCCGAATCCGCAACGCATCATGCCCAACAACGCAACCTCCGACAGCTCCACCGGCACCAGGACAGAAAAGAGCCTCCCATGA